Proteins found in one Vigna radiata var. radiata cultivar VC1973A unplaced genomic scaffold, Vradiata_ver6 scaffold_83, whole genome shotgun sequence genomic segment:
- the LOC106754017 gene encoding FIP1[III]-like protein isoform X2, translating into MEEFHHDDDFGELYAVDIEGLNAIAEEQDEEEEEKLDVTSNIFNLDEDKSNEKVNDDCAAASDSDDDLKIVLNDEDSPVGVVGCDDDGGYGDDGDDNGSRLYGNKSGRSRGLAFVDIMTANAAMGMASYISSLKKGRRNGDACIQNLALSSSRVCLAANPLAVQCGYGSVIPWGIFDVNIDTFMEKPWNVPGVDVTNYFNFGFNESTWKLYCASLKQLWRTSLQTGISVDNSAKWNQEAVREQTDQAVLGSVLFPSSDCELPKGRAIQVEDSTVERQPSIDVRRPRNRDFNVIEIKLLESSDDCSGSGNSTVMDASLEGESMAANMRNILDSSNERDEVVSEDQLEDVIKAEESSVLKRTGTIIGVNGDEHRDQPNQISEDTTEVPEGEIKTDEGGGIEPCSSYPHWIESELSLGDQEHSLTSYSDSDSEPTENSVHLDNDTSPSSPIKRKPLNCVTDMKKSSSFNWKNSKNNNVNEKTVNIAYNSRTRGLFRKEWRHQREGYESGYNMNEHTENGNDVFSILKSKKRNRSPLAHRFVDYGRQKDQLQTFGSQRKRDGSYNRETKQSYYYGDEKVVDELITRSTKYYHEDRGSFRENTNRYDRKNGDVGDYISEPGYCFADNEDRDRDWYHPDFGSSAYDLSPCSYREPRQFLPKHSSSLYKERRNQRKRVDGRSHFIDSKCIDGFDEREFEFVNKSYRMATSAAEREMKSSYINCEEQFPQIGTDWKRSVRRGRHCDSSRLLLNNSCSGIMEDNCPKYAHCHTSNLKYHKQSYTDSMKNYAYGARVNENFGDCGRDKRDRDNRGSYWSSDYTETVKDEIYPVEEYQFYRSPSKFLDWNEDEIIYRHHEATLCAKVQSDDMPLQRHWVNVVKRDTEKYFKASSKTMYRSKGGQAVLRCRKAVDLIDREGKSQVRSSRVLSNGRLENVNQRIAKKRMRDSVGFDESNERASKFDASKYESNLGSKKWVQNLQDQGQKESSDIEEGQIVTKKCKSSFEKPSTSRRDASKGPAVTDSVKRMSQNEGSSDQCIGGFDSQRILDSLAKMEKRRERFKQPIPMKKEAEENLKLTSDSSIVDTCEIKQHRPVRKRRWVGN; encoded by the exons ATGGAAGAGTTCCACCATGACGATGATTTCGGCGAACTCTACGCCGTTGACATTGAAGGTCTCAATGCCATCGCCGAAGAACAAgacgaagaggaagaagaaaaactgGATGTGACCAGTAACATTTTCAACCTGGATGAGGACAAGAGCAACGAGAAAGTGAACGATGACTGTGCTGCTGCCAGTGATAGCGACGACGATTTGAAAATTGTGCTGAATGACGAGGATTCTCCTGTCGGAGTTGTTGGTTGTGACGATGACGGTGGATATGGCGATGATGGTGATGATAATGGCTCCAGATTGTATGGTAATAAG AGTGGTAGGAGTCGAGGATTGGCGTTTGTTGATATTATGACTGCCAATGCGGCAATGGGGATGGCTTCCTACATTTCATCCTTGAAAAAAGGGAGGAGGAATGGTGATGCCTGCATCCAGAACCTTGCGTTGAGCTCCTCTCGAGTGTGCCTTGCAGCAAATCCTTTGGCTGTACAATGCGGATATGGATCGGTTATTCCTTG GGGCATATTTGATGTAAACATTGATACATTTATGGAGAAGCCATGGAATGTTCCTGGAGTTGACGTAACAAATTACTTTAACTTTGGTTTTAATGAAAGCACTTGGAAACTATACTGTGCTTCATTG AAGCAACTTTGGAGAACATCCTTGCAAACTGGTATTTCAGTTGATAACTCTGCTAAATGGAATCAG GAAGCCGTGAGAGAGCAAACTGATCAAGCTGTGTTAGGGAGTGTACTTTTTCCTTCATCAGATTGTGAATTG CCGAAAGGCAGAGCAATTCAGGTTGAGGACAGCACGGTTGAACGACAACCATCCATAGATGTAAGGCGACCACGCAATAGGGATTTTAATGTTATAGAG ATAAAGCTGCTTGAATCCTCTGATGATTGTTCTGGTTCTGGCAATAGCACTGTAATGGATGCATCATTAGAAGGAGAATCTATGGCAGCCAATATGagaaatattcttgattcttccAATGAACGGGATGAAGTGGTGTCTGAAGATCAATTGGAAGATGTAATAAAAGCTGAGGAGTCTTCTGTTCTGAAAAG AACTGGAACGATAATTGGTGTAAATGGAGATGAGCATCGAGATCAACCCAATCAAATTTCTGAAGATACTACAGAAGTGCCAGAGGGGGAAATAAAGACAGATGAAGGTGGTGGCATCGAACCATGTAGTTCTTATCCACATTGGATTGAGTCAGAACTGTCACTGGGAGATCAAGAGCATAGCCTGACTTCCTATAGTGATAGTGATTCTGAGCCAACAGAAAACAGTGTTCATCTTGATAATGATACAAGCCCAAGTAGCCCTATAAAAAGGAAACCATTGAATTGTGTTACTGACATGAAGAAATCTTCCTCTTTTAATTGGAAGAACTCAAAAAACAACAATGTCAATGAGAAAACAGTAAACATAGCTTATAATTCAAGAACTAGAGGTCTATTCAGAAAGGAATGGAGGCACCAAAGGGAAGGATATGAGTCTGGTTATAATATGAACGAGCACACTGAAAATGGTAATGATGTTTTTTCCATCCTCAAGTCCAAAAAGAGGAATCGGTCTCCATTGGCTCACCGATTTGTTGACTATGGCAGACAAAAAGACCAACTGCAAACTTTTGGAAGTCAAAGAAAAAGAGACGGTTCATATAATAGAGAAACAAAACAATCCTACTATTATGGCGATgaaaaggttgttgatgagTTGATTACAAGGAGCACTAAATATTATCATGAAGATCGAGGAAGCTTCAGGGAGAATACTAACCGATATGACAGGAAAAATGGGGATGTAGGGGACTATATTTCTGAACCAGGTTATTGCTTTGCAGATAATGAAGACAGAGATAGAGATTGGTATCATCCTGATTTTGGGTCCTCTGCTTATGACCTTAGTCCTTGCTCTTATAGGGAGCCTAGGCAGTTTCTTCCAAAACATTCATCTTCTCTTTATAAGGAAAGGCGTAATCAAAGGAAAAGAGTGGATGGAAGATCCCATTTTATTGACAGTAAATGCATTGATGGTTTTGATGAACGTGAGTTTGAGTTTGTAAACAAGAGCTATAGGATGGCCACTTCTGCTGCTGAGAGAGAAATGAAATCTTCATATATTAATTGTGAAGAGCAATTTCCACAAATTGGTACAGATTGGAAAAGATCTGTCCGAAGGGGAAGACATTGTGACAGCTCCCGTTTACTTTTGAATAACTCATGTTCTGGGATAATGGAAGATAATTGTCCAAAATATGCACATTGCCATACTTCAAATCTTAAGTATCATAAACAATCTTATACAGATTCAATGAAAAATTATGCATATGGTGCAAGAGTGAATGAAAACTTCGGGGATTGTGGAAGAGATAAGCGTGATAGGGACAACAGAGGCAGTTACTGGTCAAGTGATTATACCGAAACTGTCAAAGATGAAATTTATCCTGTAGAAGAGTATCAGTTTTACAGGTCCCCATCTAAGTTCCTGGACTGGAATGAGGATGAAATTATTTATAGGCATCATGAAGCAACTCTCTGTGCTAAGGTGCAGAGTGATGATATGCCATTGCAGCGGCATTGGGTAAATGTTGTGAAACGTGATACtgagaaatattttaaagctaGCTCTAAGACTATGTACAGAAGTAAGGGTGGACAAGCAGTGCTGAGATGCAGGAAAGCAGTTGACTTGATTGATAGGGAAGGAAAG TCTCAAGTGAGAAGTTCCAGAGTCTTGTCCAATGGTAGGCTTGAAAATGTCAACCAGCGTATTGCCAAGAAACGGATGAGAGATTCAGTGGGTTTTGATGAATCTAATGAGAGGGCCAGCAAATTTGACGCCTCTAAATACGAGAGCAACCTCGGAAGCAAGAAATGGGTCCAGAACCTTCAAGATCAAGGGCAGAAAGAAAGCTCGGATATCGAAGAAGGTCAGATTGtaacaaaaaaatgtaaatcatCATTTGAAAAGCCTTCTACATCCAGAAGAGATGCTTCTAAAGGGCCAGCCGTGACTGACAGTGTGAAGAGAATGTCACAAAACGAAGGTAGTTCTGACCAATGTATTGGTGGATTTGACAGTCAAAGGATTCTCGATTCCTTAGCCAAGATGGAGAAACGTAGGGAGCGCTTTAAGCAACCCATCCCAATGAAAAAGGAAGCAGAAGAGAATTTGAAGCTCACCAGTGATTCTTCCATTGTTGATACATGTGAAATCAAGCAACATAGGCCAGTTCGAAAGAGGCGTTGGGTTGGTAATTAG
- the LOC106754017 gene encoding FIP1[III]-like protein isoform X1, whose protein sequence is MEEFHHDDDFGELYAVDIEGLNAIAEEQDEEEEEKLDVTSNIFNLDEDKSNEKVNDDCAAASDSDDDLKIVLNDEDSPVGVVGCDDDGGYGDDGDDNGSRLYGNKSGRSRGLAFVDIMTANAAMGMASYISSLKKGRRNGDACIQNLALSSSRVCLAANPLAVQCGYGSVIPWYWGIFDVNIDTFMEKPWNVPGVDVTNYFNFGFNESTWKLYCASLKQLWRTSLQTGISVDNSAKWNQEAVREQTDQAVLGSVLFPSSDCELPKGRAIQVEDSTVERQPSIDVRRPRNRDFNVIEIKLLESSDDCSGSGNSTVMDASLEGESMAANMRNILDSSNERDEVVSEDQLEDVIKAEESSVLKRTGTIIGVNGDEHRDQPNQISEDTTEVPEGEIKTDEGGGIEPCSSYPHWIESELSLGDQEHSLTSYSDSDSEPTENSVHLDNDTSPSSPIKRKPLNCVTDMKKSSSFNWKNSKNNNVNEKTVNIAYNSRTRGLFRKEWRHQREGYESGYNMNEHTENGNDVFSILKSKKRNRSPLAHRFVDYGRQKDQLQTFGSQRKRDGSYNRETKQSYYYGDEKVVDELITRSTKYYHEDRGSFRENTNRYDRKNGDVGDYISEPGYCFADNEDRDRDWYHPDFGSSAYDLSPCSYREPRQFLPKHSSSLYKERRNQRKRVDGRSHFIDSKCIDGFDEREFEFVNKSYRMATSAAEREMKSSYINCEEQFPQIGTDWKRSVRRGRHCDSSRLLLNNSCSGIMEDNCPKYAHCHTSNLKYHKQSYTDSMKNYAYGARVNENFGDCGRDKRDRDNRGSYWSSDYTETVKDEIYPVEEYQFYRSPSKFLDWNEDEIIYRHHEATLCAKVQSDDMPLQRHWVNVVKRDTEKYFKASSKTMYRSKGGQAVLRCRKAVDLIDREGKSQVRSSRVLSNGRLENVNQRIAKKRMRDSVGFDESNERASKFDASKYESNLGSKKWVQNLQDQGQKESSDIEEGQIVTKKCKSSFEKPSTSRRDASKGPAVTDSVKRMSQNEGSSDQCIGGFDSQRILDSLAKMEKRRERFKQPIPMKKEAEENLKLTSDSSIVDTCEIKQHRPVRKRRWVGN, encoded by the exons ATGGAAGAGTTCCACCATGACGATGATTTCGGCGAACTCTACGCCGTTGACATTGAAGGTCTCAATGCCATCGCCGAAGAACAAgacgaagaggaagaagaaaaactgGATGTGACCAGTAACATTTTCAACCTGGATGAGGACAAGAGCAACGAGAAAGTGAACGATGACTGTGCTGCTGCCAGTGATAGCGACGACGATTTGAAAATTGTGCTGAATGACGAGGATTCTCCTGTCGGAGTTGTTGGTTGTGACGATGACGGTGGATATGGCGATGATGGTGATGATAATGGCTCCAGATTGTATGGTAATAAG AGTGGTAGGAGTCGAGGATTGGCGTTTGTTGATATTATGACTGCCAATGCGGCAATGGGGATGGCTTCCTACATTTCATCCTTGAAAAAAGGGAGGAGGAATGGTGATGCCTGCATCCAGAACCTTGCGTTGAGCTCCTCTCGAGTGTGCCTTGCAGCAAATCCTTTGGCTGTACAATGCGGATATGGATCGGTTATTCCTTGGTATTG GGGCATATTTGATGTAAACATTGATACATTTATGGAGAAGCCATGGAATGTTCCTGGAGTTGACGTAACAAATTACTTTAACTTTGGTTTTAATGAAAGCACTTGGAAACTATACTGTGCTTCATTG AAGCAACTTTGGAGAACATCCTTGCAAACTGGTATTTCAGTTGATAACTCTGCTAAATGGAATCAG GAAGCCGTGAGAGAGCAAACTGATCAAGCTGTGTTAGGGAGTGTACTTTTTCCTTCATCAGATTGTGAATTG CCGAAAGGCAGAGCAATTCAGGTTGAGGACAGCACGGTTGAACGACAACCATCCATAGATGTAAGGCGACCACGCAATAGGGATTTTAATGTTATAGAG ATAAAGCTGCTTGAATCCTCTGATGATTGTTCTGGTTCTGGCAATAGCACTGTAATGGATGCATCATTAGAAGGAGAATCTATGGCAGCCAATATGagaaatattcttgattcttccAATGAACGGGATGAAGTGGTGTCTGAAGATCAATTGGAAGATGTAATAAAAGCTGAGGAGTCTTCTGTTCTGAAAAG AACTGGAACGATAATTGGTGTAAATGGAGATGAGCATCGAGATCAACCCAATCAAATTTCTGAAGATACTACAGAAGTGCCAGAGGGGGAAATAAAGACAGATGAAGGTGGTGGCATCGAACCATGTAGTTCTTATCCACATTGGATTGAGTCAGAACTGTCACTGGGAGATCAAGAGCATAGCCTGACTTCCTATAGTGATAGTGATTCTGAGCCAACAGAAAACAGTGTTCATCTTGATAATGATACAAGCCCAAGTAGCCCTATAAAAAGGAAACCATTGAATTGTGTTACTGACATGAAGAAATCTTCCTCTTTTAATTGGAAGAACTCAAAAAACAACAATGTCAATGAGAAAACAGTAAACATAGCTTATAATTCAAGAACTAGAGGTCTATTCAGAAAGGAATGGAGGCACCAAAGGGAAGGATATGAGTCTGGTTATAATATGAACGAGCACACTGAAAATGGTAATGATGTTTTTTCCATCCTCAAGTCCAAAAAGAGGAATCGGTCTCCATTGGCTCACCGATTTGTTGACTATGGCAGACAAAAAGACCAACTGCAAACTTTTGGAAGTCAAAGAAAAAGAGACGGTTCATATAATAGAGAAACAAAACAATCCTACTATTATGGCGATgaaaaggttgttgatgagTTGATTACAAGGAGCACTAAATATTATCATGAAGATCGAGGAAGCTTCAGGGAGAATACTAACCGATATGACAGGAAAAATGGGGATGTAGGGGACTATATTTCTGAACCAGGTTATTGCTTTGCAGATAATGAAGACAGAGATAGAGATTGGTATCATCCTGATTTTGGGTCCTCTGCTTATGACCTTAGTCCTTGCTCTTATAGGGAGCCTAGGCAGTTTCTTCCAAAACATTCATCTTCTCTTTATAAGGAAAGGCGTAATCAAAGGAAAAGAGTGGATGGAAGATCCCATTTTATTGACAGTAAATGCATTGATGGTTTTGATGAACGTGAGTTTGAGTTTGTAAACAAGAGCTATAGGATGGCCACTTCTGCTGCTGAGAGAGAAATGAAATCTTCATATATTAATTGTGAAGAGCAATTTCCACAAATTGGTACAGATTGGAAAAGATCTGTCCGAAGGGGAAGACATTGTGACAGCTCCCGTTTACTTTTGAATAACTCATGTTCTGGGATAATGGAAGATAATTGTCCAAAATATGCACATTGCCATACTTCAAATCTTAAGTATCATAAACAATCTTATACAGATTCAATGAAAAATTATGCATATGGTGCAAGAGTGAATGAAAACTTCGGGGATTGTGGAAGAGATAAGCGTGATAGGGACAACAGAGGCAGTTACTGGTCAAGTGATTATACCGAAACTGTCAAAGATGAAATTTATCCTGTAGAAGAGTATCAGTTTTACAGGTCCCCATCTAAGTTCCTGGACTGGAATGAGGATGAAATTATTTATAGGCATCATGAAGCAACTCTCTGTGCTAAGGTGCAGAGTGATGATATGCCATTGCAGCGGCATTGGGTAAATGTTGTGAAACGTGATACtgagaaatattttaaagctaGCTCTAAGACTATGTACAGAAGTAAGGGTGGACAAGCAGTGCTGAGATGCAGGAAAGCAGTTGACTTGATTGATAGGGAAGGAAAG TCTCAAGTGAGAAGTTCCAGAGTCTTGTCCAATGGTAGGCTTGAAAATGTCAACCAGCGTATTGCCAAGAAACGGATGAGAGATTCAGTGGGTTTTGATGAATCTAATGAGAGGGCCAGCAAATTTGACGCCTCTAAATACGAGAGCAACCTCGGAAGCAAGAAATGGGTCCAGAACCTTCAAGATCAAGGGCAGAAAGAAAGCTCGGATATCGAAGAAGGTCAGATTGtaacaaaaaaatgtaaatcatCATTTGAAAAGCCTTCTACATCCAGAAGAGATGCTTCTAAAGGGCCAGCCGTGACTGACAGTGTGAAGAGAATGTCACAAAACGAAGGTAGTTCTGACCAATGTATTGGTGGATTTGACAGTCAAAGGATTCTCGATTCCTTAGCCAAGATGGAGAAACGTAGGGAGCGCTTTAAGCAACCCATCCCAATGAAAAAGGAAGCAGAAGAGAATTTGAAGCTCACCAGTGATTCTTCCATTGTTGATACATGTGAAATCAAGCAACATAGGCCAGTTCGAAAGAGGCGTTGGGTTGGTAATTAG
- the LOC106754017 gene encoding FIP1[V]-like protein isoform X4, protein MEEFHHDDDFGELYAVDIEGLNAIAEEQDEEEEEKLDVTSNIFNLDEDKSNEKVNDDCAAASDSDDDLKIVLNDEDSPVGVVGCDDDGGYGDDGDDNGSRLYGNKSGRSRGLAFVDIMTANAAMGMASYISSLKKGRRNGDACIQNLALSSSRVCLAANPLAVQCGYGSVIPWYWGIFDVNIDTFMEKPWNVPGVDVTNYFNFGFNESTWKLYCASLKQLWRTSLQTGISVDNSAKWNQEAVREQTDQAVLGSVLFPSSDCELPKGRAIQVEDSTVERQPSIDVRRPRNRDFNVIEIKLLESSDDCSGSGNSTVMDASLEGESMAANMRNILDSSNERDEVVSEDQLEDVIKAEESSVLKRTGTIIGVNGDEHRDQPNQISEDTTEVPEGEIKTDEGGGIEPCSSYPHWIESELSLGDQEHSLTSYSDSDSEPTENSVHLDNDTSPSSPIKRKPLNCVTDMKKSSSFNWKNSKNNNVNEKTVNIAYNSRTRGLFRKEWRHQREGYESGYNMNEHTENGNDVFSILKSKKRNRSPLAHRFVDYGRQKDQLQTFGSQRKRDGSYNRETKQSYYYGDEKVVDELITRSTKYYHEDRGSFRENTNRYDRKNGDVGDYISEPGYCFADNEDRDRDWYHPDFGSSAYDLSPCSYREPRQFLPKHSSSLYKERRNQRKRVDGRSHFIDSKCIDGFDEREFEFVNKSYRMATSAAEREMKSSYINCEEQFPQIGTDWKRSVRRGRHCDSSRLLLNNSCSGIMEDNCPKYAHCHTSNLKYHKQSYTDSMKNYAYGARVNENFGDCGRDKRDRDNRGSYWSSDYTETVKDEIYPVEEYQFYRSPSKFLDWNEDEIIYRHHEATLCAKVQSDDMPLQRHWVNVVKRDTEKYFKASSKTMYRSKGGQAVLRCRKAVDLIDREGKVKMGKIWSRICTFVFINELPNMLRFLVAFYSFSSEKFQSLVQW, encoded by the exons ATGGAAGAGTTCCACCATGACGATGATTTCGGCGAACTCTACGCCGTTGACATTGAAGGTCTCAATGCCATCGCCGAAGAACAAgacgaagaggaagaagaaaaactgGATGTGACCAGTAACATTTTCAACCTGGATGAGGACAAGAGCAACGAGAAAGTGAACGATGACTGTGCTGCTGCCAGTGATAGCGACGACGATTTGAAAATTGTGCTGAATGACGAGGATTCTCCTGTCGGAGTTGTTGGTTGTGACGATGACGGTGGATATGGCGATGATGGTGATGATAATGGCTCCAGATTGTATGGTAATAAG AGTGGTAGGAGTCGAGGATTGGCGTTTGTTGATATTATGACTGCCAATGCGGCAATGGGGATGGCTTCCTACATTTCATCCTTGAAAAAAGGGAGGAGGAATGGTGATGCCTGCATCCAGAACCTTGCGTTGAGCTCCTCTCGAGTGTGCCTTGCAGCAAATCCTTTGGCTGTACAATGCGGATATGGATCGGTTATTCCTTGGTATTG GGGCATATTTGATGTAAACATTGATACATTTATGGAGAAGCCATGGAATGTTCCTGGAGTTGACGTAACAAATTACTTTAACTTTGGTTTTAATGAAAGCACTTGGAAACTATACTGTGCTTCATTG AAGCAACTTTGGAGAACATCCTTGCAAACTGGTATTTCAGTTGATAACTCTGCTAAATGGAATCAG GAAGCCGTGAGAGAGCAAACTGATCAAGCTGTGTTAGGGAGTGTACTTTTTCCTTCATCAGATTGTGAATTG CCGAAAGGCAGAGCAATTCAGGTTGAGGACAGCACGGTTGAACGACAACCATCCATAGATGTAAGGCGACCACGCAATAGGGATTTTAATGTTATAGAG ATAAAGCTGCTTGAATCCTCTGATGATTGTTCTGGTTCTGGCAATAGCACTGTAATGGATGCATCATTAGAAGGAGAATCTATGGCAGCCAATATGagaaatattcttgattcttccAATGAACGGGATGAAGTGGTGTCTGAAGATCAATTGGAAGATGTAATAAAAGCTGAGGAGTCTTCTGTTCTGAAAAG AACTGGAACGATAATTGGTGTAAATGGAGATGAGCATCGAGATCAACCCAATCAAATTTCTGAAGATACTACAGAAGTGCCAGAGGGGGAAATAAAGACAGATGAAGGTGGTGGCATCGAACCATGTAGTTCTTATCCACATTGGATTGAGTCAGAACTGTCACTGGGAGATCAAGAGCATAGCCTGACTTCCTATAGTGATAGTGATTCTGAGCCAACAGAAAACAGTGTTCATCTTGATAATGATACAAGCCCAAGTAGCCCTATAAAAAGGAAACCATTGAATTGTGTTACTGACATGAAGAAATCTTCCTCTTTTAATTGGAAGAACTCAAAAAACAACAATGTCAATGAGAAAACAGTAAACATAGCTTATAATTCAAGAACTAGAGGTCTATTCAGAAAGGAATGGAGGCACCAAAGGGAAGGATATGAGTCTGGTTATAATATGAACGAGCACACTGAAAATGGTAATGATGTTTTTTCCATCCTCAAGTCCAAAAAGAGGAATCGGTCTCCATTGGCTCACCGATTTGTTGACTATGGCAGACAAAAAGACCAACTGCAAACTTTTGGAAGTCAAAGAAAAAGAGACGGTTCATATAATAGAGAAACAAAACAATCCTACTATTATGGCGATgaaaaggttgttgatgagTTGATTACAAGGAGCACTAAATATTATCATGAAGATCGAGGAAGCTTCAGGGAGAATACTAACCGATATGACAGGAAAAATGGGGATGTAGGGGACTATATTTCTGAACCAGGTTATTGCTTTGCAGATAATGAAGACAGAGATAGAGATTGGTATCATCCTGATTTTGGGTCCTCTGCTTATGACCTTAGTCCTTGCTCTTATAGGGAGCCTAGGCAGTTTCTTCCAAAACATTCATCTTCTCTTTATAAGGAAAGGCGTAATCAAAGGAAAAGAGTGGATGGAAGATCCCATTTTATTGACAGTAAATGCATTGATGGTTTTGATGAACGTGAGTTTGAGTTTGTAAACAAGAGCTATAGGATGGCCACTTCTGCTGCTGAGAGAGAAATGAAATCTTCATATATTAATTGTGAAGAGCAATTTCCACAAATTGGTACAGATTGGAAAAGATCTGTCCGAAGGGGAAGACATTGTGACAGCTCCCGTTTACTTTTGAATAACTCATGTTCTGGGATAATGGAAGATAATTGTCCAAAATATGCACATTGCCATACTTCAAATCTTAAGTATCATAAACAATCTTATACAGATTCAATGAAAAATTATGCATATGGTGCAAGAGTGAATGAAAACTTCGGGGATTGTGGAAGAGATAAGCGTGATAGGGACAACAGAGGCAGTTACTGGTCAAGTGATTATACCGAAACTGTCAAAGATGAAATTTATCCTGTAGAAGAGTATCAGTTTTACAGGTCCCCATCTAAGTTCCTGGACTGGAATGAGGATGAAATTATTTATAGGCATCATGAAGCAACTCTCTGTGCTAAGGTGCAGAGTGATGATATGCCATTGCAGCGGCATTGGGTAAATGTTGTGAAACGTGATACtgagaaatattttaaagctaGCTCTAAGACTATGTACAGAAGTAAGGGTGGACAAGCAGTGCTGAGATGCAGGAAAGCAGTTGACTTGATTGATAGGGAAGGAAAGGTAAAGATGGGGAAAATATGGTCAAGAATCTGTACTTTTGTGTTTATTAATGAGTTACCAAACATGTTGCGCTTTTTGGTGGCTTTTTACTCAT TCTCAAGTGAGAAGTTCCAGAGTCTTGTCCAATGGTAG